The Megalops cyprinoides isolate fMegCyp1 chromosome 9, fMegCyp1.pri, whole genome shotgun sequence genome has a window encoding:
- the gipr gene encoding gastric inhibitory polypeptide receptor — translation MWAAPASLFLTVSVLSTAQLSSGKTVKDTVEEWSRYRNECLLKMSTDPTPSGLFCRRMFDMYACWTDGVPNTTVKVPCPWYLPWHDQVRNGFVLRECGPDGQWVTNNTSLTWRDHSQCNADDSQQIAQENQMMILAYFRVMYTVGYSLSLTSLSLALIILLIFRKLRCTRNYIHTNLFASFILRAISILTRDALLMRETPEFRDNRDVSNVLSDRALSGCRVAQVLMQYCVGANYYWLLVEGLYLHNLLVLMVFSENSYFSGYLIIGWGTPVLFVIPWIVVRYLYENTRCWEINENMAYWWIIRSPILLAILVNFFIFIRIIQILISKLKAHQMRYTDYKFRLAKSTLTLIPLLGIHEVVFAIMTEEQTEGTLRNVNLFFELFFNSFQGFLVAILYCFVNKEVQSEIKKKWQRWKLGMSILDEQRNTCSNTPQGGAGGSHCQHDPPCQPGSQHPDCHPESNNFSSDISTSSQHHHHPGAKKGKSYCYISARKKVPNGMEGCQQGTDGIVVRYSESYC, via the exons ATGTGGGCTGCTCCcgcctctctcttcctcactgtgTCCGTCCTGTCCACAGCCCAG CTCTCGTCGGGGAAGACCGTGAAAGACACGGTGGAGGAATGGAGCAGGTACAGGAACGAGTGTCTCCTGAAGATGAGTACAGACCCCACTCCCTCAG GCTTATTCTGCCGCCGTATGTTTGACATGTACGCCTGCTGGACCGACGGCGTACCCAACACCACAGTCAAAGTGCCCTGCCCGTGGTACCTCCCCTGGCACGATCAAG TGCGCAATGGCTTTGTGCTTCGGGAGTGTGGGCCAGATGGGCAGTGGGTCACCAACAACACCAGCCTGACCTGGCGGGACCACTCCCAGTGCAACGCCGACGACAGTCAGCAGATTGCACAG GAGAATCAGATGATGATCTTGGCCTACTTCAGAGTGATGTACACAGTGGGCTATTCACTGTCTCTCACCagtctctctctcgccctcatCATTCTCCTCATTTTCAG GAAGCTGAGGTGCACTCGGAACTACATTCACACCAACCTCTTTGCCTCCTTCATCCTGCGGGCCATCTCTATTCTCACACGGGATGCTCTCCTCATGAGGGAGACCCCAGAGTTCCGGGACAACCGCGACGTGTCTAACGTGCTGAGTGATAGG GCTCTGTCGGGATGTCGCGTGGCCCAGGTACTCATGCAGTACTGTGTCGGGGCCAACTATTACTGGCTGTTGGTGGAGGGGCTGTACCTACACAACCTACTGGTGCTCATGGTCTTCTCAGAGAACAGCTACTTCTCTGGATACCTCATCATCGGCTGGG gAACGCCAGTGCTCTTTGTGATCCCCTGGATTGTGGTGCGGTATCTGTATGAAAACACGAG GTGCTGGGAgataaatgaaaacatggcaTACTGGTGGATCATCCGTTCACCTATACTACTGGCCATTTTG gtcaactttttcatatttattagGATTATACAAATTCTTATTTCCAAATTAAAAGCACACCAGATGAGGTACACAGATTACAAATTCAG GCTGGCCAAGTCTACTCTGACCCTCATTCCACTTCTGGGTATTCACGAGGTGGTGTTCGCCATCATGACcgaggagcagacagaggggaCGCTCCGAAATGTCAACCTCTTCTTTGAGCTCTTTTTCAACTCTTTTCAG GGCTTTCTTGTGGCCATCCTCTACTGCTTTGTCAATAAGGAA GTACAGTCGGAGATCAAGAAGAAATGGCAGCGATGGAAGCTGGGCATGAGCATTCTGGACGAGCAGCGCAACACTTGCAGCAACACACCACAGGGCGGCGCTGGTGGGTCCCACTGCCAGCACGACCCGCCTTGCCAGCCGGGCAGCCAGCACCCGGACTGCCATCCGGAGTCCAACAACTTCTCCTCGGACATCTCCACCTCAAGCCAGCACCACCATCACCCCGGCGCCAAGAAGGGCAAGTCCTACTGCTACATCTCGGCTCGCAAGAAGGTGCCAAATGGCATGGAGGGATGCCAGCAGGGCACCGATGGCATTGTGGTCAGATACTCCGAGAGCTACTGCTAA